A window of SAR202 cluster bacterium genomic DNA:
TGCGGGGCTCCGTGGGCGCGCTCATACAGCTCGGCGCTGGCTTCCATCCCGTGCTCTCCGGCCGCGAGAACATCTACATCTCAGGCATGGTCCGCGGCATGAGCCGCAAAGAGGTCCAGCGCAAGTTCGACGAGATTGTGGACTTCTCCGGCGTGAAGGAATTTCTGGACAGCCCCGTGCGCACCTACAGCTCCGGCATGCTCGCCCGCCTGGGATTCAGCGTGGTGGCGCACCTGGAGCCGGACATCCTGCTCATCGACGAGGTCCTGTCCGTCGGCGATGCCGAGTTCAAGGCGAAGTCCATGGAGCGCATCTGGAAGCTGGTGGATAGCGGCAAAGTGGCCGTCGTGTTCATCTCCCACGACATCGTCTCAGTGGATGGATTGTGCAACCGAGTCGTACTTATGGATCATGGTGAACCGCATGAAGGCGAGAAGTCCGTTCTTATTGCCCGTTACTACGGTGATGACCTGTCTGGTAGGGCTAGAATGATATTCGACGACGCTGCTCGGGAACGCCTGCTATTCGAGGCAAGAACGAATCGAGACAAACTGACTGGCGACGTTGAGATAACCTCGATGGATGTTGTTGATACGCTAGGGCTTCCGAAAGAAGTCTTCCGAGACTCGGACACACTTGTTCTCAGAGTACGCTATCGTGCAAAGAGACCCCTAACGAACTTCGTGGGCTTTGTCTTCTTGGATGACCCGATTGGCATAAGAATTTTTGCCGAAAAGTACGTCCCTCCACTGGGGAGTGGCTTCAAGCTTCAAGGCGATGGCGAACTTCACATTCAATTTGACCCGATCCAGTTGAAGTCAGGCCGATACCACATAGGTTTTAGCTTTCAAGATCCGACGATGCGCGTCACCTACGGAATAAAGAAGGGTGCTATTCTTACCGTCAACGACGGAATGGTGAACCCTCAAGGTAAGTCCGGCTTCGTTAAACCTAATGTTAAGTGGCATTTAGGAACGTTGTCCGGAGCGCCCGATGCTTGAAGAGACGGTCCGGTCTCTCGGGCTTGCCGGCCGTGTCCACCTCCCAGGTTTCAAAAGCAACCTCTGGGGATACATGAAATCGGCATCGTGCTACGTGCTCGCATCCAGGTACGAAGGCCTCCCCCTCGCTCTGCTGGAAGGGATGGCGGCAGGCTGCCCAGTCGTCTCTTTCGATTGCGATTACGGCCCCTCCGAGATCCTGACGCACATGGAAAACGGCGTTCTCGTAAGGCCGGGCGACATCGATGTCATGGGCGCGGGAATCGCCGTCGTTCTGGAGGACCGTTCGCTTGCCCGGCGCATGGGACAGGCCGGGGCGAGGCGGGCAATGGACTTCGACAGTCCACTGATCGCCCGGCAGTACGGCGCCCTGTTCGAACAAATGCTGGCCAGCCCCGAATCCCGTTCCTGATGCGCCTGGTCTTCATCACACCTGAGTACGTAACTGAGAAGTACTTCGCCGCCGGGCTCGCCAACTATCTCGGCCGCCTGTGCCCCTTGCTGGCGCAGAGAGGCCACGAGGTATTCGTCATCGTCAGGGCCGAGAAGAAAAGCCCGCCATTCACACACAACGGCGTTACCATTCTTCGTGTCGCGCCTTCCAGAACGACGCAGAGAATTCTCAACGCGATCACTCTCAGAAGACAGCCCGAAGCCGCAAAGGACATTGCATTCTCTGTTTCCGCCAGGCAAGTCGTGAATTTTCTCCACCGCCAGCGCCGCTTGACTTACGTGCAATGCTCGAACGTTCGCGCGGTCGGCATAGCATTTTTACTGCCGGGAAGGCCCTACGCCGCGGCAACGCGGATGTCCAGCCACCGGCCGTTGTGGAATGAGCTCGCCATGGTGCGCCAGACCAAAAGCGCGGGGGTCCGCTACAAATTGGAAGCACTTCAGGTAAGACGGTTCCCCCACGTGTATGGGCCAAGCAAGTATCTTGCCGCCATTATCGAGAAGGAGTGCAGGAGAAAGGTGGATGTACTGCCCACAACTTTCTACCTGGAGCCTTGCGTTGAAGACGCGTCGGTCTATGAAAAGCATCTCAAAGGACTGCCGTACCTGCTCTACTTTTCGCGTTTGCAGAAACATAAAGGAGTCGACGTTCTCGCCAGGGCGCTCCCAACAATTCTCGGCGGCAACAGCGGGCTGCGCGCGGTCTTCGTCGGAAACGATTGGGCGGACCGGGAGACAGGTTCCATGCGCTCCAGCGTCAGGGAGTGGGCAGGCGACTGCGCCGATCGCGTCATTTTCCTGGACGACATGCGGCACGAGCAGCTTTACCCTGTAATTCGACATGCGGAGGCGGTCGTTTTCCCCTCCAGGATCGACAACCTTCCCAACGCTTGCATGGAGGCCATGGCCCTGGGGAAGCCGGTAATAGCTTCGTCAGGTGCGAGCTTCGAAGAGCTATTCGATGACGGAATCAGCGGCTACCTCTTTCGAAATGGGGATCACGAGGATCTGGCCCGCGTAGCCACGGAAGTACTTCGGAGCGCTGATCGCAGTCGTGTCGGCGAAGCGGCGCGAGAGAGGATCAGCGCCTTGCACCCCGACCGGACCGTTCCTCTGGTCGAGAAGTACATCACCGAGCGTGTTCGCGCTCGGTCCGGCGGCAGGCGGGAGTGATACAAGAGTCCAGCCGCAACACGGCCATCTCAGTAATCATCCCCTGCTTCAACTCCGCCCGGACGCTTGAGGAAACCCTCGTTTCCCTGGTTGGCCAGACCTTCCTCGACTGGGAAGGCATCATAGTTAATGACGGGTCATCTGACACCACTCAGCAGATCGCCGAGACTTGGGCGAAAAGAGACTCTCGGCTTAGAGTGATAAGCCAGGCAAATAAGGGACTCGGGGCCGCCAGAAATAGCGCCCTGAAGATCGCCACCGGCCGGCTTGTCCATTGTCTTGACGGCGACGACAAGATCTCGGCCGACTTCTACGAGCGCATCGTGGAGGCCGAGAAGGCCCATGGACTGGCCCCGGAGGGCCTCTGCCTGACCGCCGGTTACATCCACTTCAGGGACGACGGTACCGTGTTGAAGCGGTTCGCAGCCGCGCCGCCAGAGCGCTATACCTTCGAACGAATCGCGTACTCCAATGCAACGCCGCCGGTAGCATACGTATTCGGCCGGTCCATACTGGAAAAGACTGGCCTCTTTGACGAATCCATAAAGCACTGCCAGGACTGGGACCTGCTAATAAGAATGGTGCGCACAGGCGTACGATTTGCCGCTGTGCCGGAGGCGCTGGCAATGTACCGGGTGAGCGACAACAGCCTGAGCACGAAGACAATCCGGTTCATGGAGACGCAACGAATCGTCGCCCTGCGCGCCGCCACCCCGGACCCGCGCTGCATCCAATCCGCCGTTGTCGCCACGCCTGTATCCACGGCCGGCGCAGAAAGGTCCATCATTCACCTCTGGAACTACAATGTCGGCCGAGCTCTCAAGATGGGCTGGGCTGAATCGGCTGCCGAACTGTTCACCTGGGGGCGGCTAAACCTTCCTGCCGAGCTCTGGGAACAGCCCGGCCGGTTTGGTGTCTCACCAACGTACGTCGGAAGAGAAGTGCCCTCAGAGATCCCGCCTCAATATGGACCGTCAAGATCGAGGCTGTTGGCGACCTTGCGCTTTCTATCTAGAGAATGGCCACAGATTACCCACAGACCCGGCTTCGGAAGGACTGTTCTCTCTTCCCTGCTGAACCTTCGCGTCTTGCCGGGCGCGCCCGGACCTCTGTCTCGTCTGTCGCACTTCAGGCAATTGGTGGACACAGCGAAGTTGAATGGAGCGGCCGGGATGGTTGCCTGGGCAATAGCGCTGTCCCCCGGCATCGTCGCGCGCAGTGCCGCGCGGCGCTTCAAACGCACTCGAATTGGTGATGTTTCCGGCGCGGCTACTACCGGCCAGTAATACCCGATGGTTAACCGTAAGCCTGCAATCAGCGTGGTCATTCCGGCATTCAATGGTGCGGCGTTCCTGCCCAGGTCCATTGGCAGCGTACTCGGACAGATTTTCCCAGATTTTGAGCTTATCGTCGTGGACGACGGCTCCACTGACGATACTTCTGAGGTCGTGAAGGCTTACCTCGGCGACAAGCGCGTTCGGTACCTTTACCAGCCGAACAAAGGCTTGCCGGGGGCCAGAAATACCGGAATTAATGAGTCCGCG
This region includes:
- a CDS encoding glycosyltransferase family 4 protein, whose amino-acid sequence is MRLVFITPEYVTEKYFAAGLANYLGRLCPLLAQRGHEVFVIVRAEKKSPPFTHNGVTILRVAPSRTTQRILNAITLRRQPEAAKDIAFSVSARQVVNFLHRQRRLTYVQCSNVRAVGIAFLLPGRPYAAATRMSSHRPLWNELAMVRQTKSAGVRYKLEALQVRRFPHVYGPSKYLAAIIEKECRRKVDVLPTTFYLEPCVEDASVYEKHLKGLPYLLYFSRLQKHKGVDVLARALPTILGGNSGLRAVFVGNDWADRETGSMRSSVREWAGDCADRVIFLDDMRHEQLYPVIRHAEAVVFPSRIDNLPNACMEAMALGKPVIASSGASFEELFDDGISGYLFRNGDHEDLARVATEVLRSADRSRVGEAARERISALHPDRTVPLVEKYITERVRARSGGRRE
- a CDS encoding glycosyltransferase; this encodes MIQESSRNTAISVIIPCFNSARTLEETLVSLVGQTFLDWEGIIVNDGSSDTTQQIAETWAKRDSRLRVISQANKGLGAARNSALKIATGRLVHCLDGDDKISADFYERIVEAEKAHGLAPEGLCLTAGYIHFRDDGTVLKRFAAAPPERYTFERIAYSNATPPVAYVFGRSILEKTGLFDESIKHCQDWDLLIRMVRTGVRFAAVPEALAMYRVSDNSLSTKTIRFMETQRIVALRAATPDPRCIQSAVVATPVSTAGAERSIIHLWNYNVGRALKMGWAESAAELFTWGRLNLPAELWEQPGRFGVSPTYVGREVPSEIPPQYGPSRSRLLATLRFLSREWPQITHRPGFGRTVLSSLLNLRVLPGAPGPLSRLSHFRQLVDTAKLNGAAGMVAWAIALSPGIVARSAARRFKRTRIGDVSGAATTGQ
- a CDS encoding ABC transporter ATP-binding protein, which translates into the protein MPGEVLISVDNISKKFCRDLKRSLWYGVKDLAFEVTLSSGRSRKLRKGEFWALKEASLEVRRGEVLGIIGHNGAGKTTMLRAINGLIKPDAGKITVRGSVGALIQLGAGFHPVLSGRENIYISGMVRGMSRKEVQRKFDEIVDFSGVKEFLDSPVRTYSSGMLARLGFSVVAHLEPDILLIDEVLSVGDAEFKAKSMERIWKLVDSGKVAVVFISHDIVSVDGLCNRVVLMDHGEPHEGEKSVLIARYYGDDLSGRARMIFDDAARERLLFEARTNRDKLTGDVEITSMDVVDTLGLPKEVFRDSDTLVLRVRYRAKRPLTNFVGFVFLDDPIGIRIFAEKYVPPLGSGFKLQGDGELHIQFDPIQLKSGRYHIGFSFQDPTMRVTYGIKKGAILTVNDGMVNPQGKSGFVKPNVKWHLGTLSGAPDA
- a CDS encoding glycosyltransferase family 4 protein, producing the protein MLEETVRSLGLAGRVHLPGFKSNLWGYMKSASCYVLASRYEGLPLALLEGMAAGCPVVSFDCDYGPSEILTHMENGVLVRPGDIDVMGAGIAVVLEDRSLARRMGQAGARRAMDFDSPLIARQYGALFEQMLASPESRS